DNA from Petropleomorpha daqingensis:
AGCGGAACGCCGCCTGCATCGGGTGCAGCTCGCCGTCCGGACCGGCCAGCCCCTCGAGCGTGGTGACCGTCGCGCCGTCGGCCGACGCCGCGAGCACCGTGCACGACTTCACCGACAGCCCGTCGACGATCACCGTGCAGGCGCCGCAGGACGTGGTGTCGCAGCCGATGTTGGTGGCCTTGAGACCGCACGTCTCGCGCAGGTAGTGGGCGAGCAGCAGGCGGGGCTCGACGTCGTCCGTCCGCTGCTGCCCGTTGACCGTGATCGTGACCTGCATCAGTTCGCGCCTCCCTGCTGGGCGTGCTGGATCGCCCGCCACACCCGCATGGGCGTGCAGGGCATGTCGATGTGCCGGACGCCGAGGTGGGACACGGCGTCGACGACGGCGTTGTGGACGGCGGGCGTCGACCCGATCGTGCCGGCCTCCCCGATCCCCTTGGCCCCGAGCGGGTTCACCGGGGTCGGCGTGACCATGTCGACCAGCTCGAAGCTGGGCAGCTCGGTCGCCGAGACGAACGGGTAGTCGGCCAGCGTCGAGGTCTGCGGGTTCCCGTCGGCGTCGTAGAGGACCTCCTCGAGCAACGCCTGCGCGACGCCCTGCGCGTAGCCGCCGTGCCGC
Protein-coding regions in this window:
- a CDS encoding (2Fe-2S)-binding protein; protein product: MQVTITVNGQQRTDDVEPRLLLAHYLRETCGLKATNIGCDTTSCGACTVIVDGLSVKSCTVLAASADGATVTTLEGLAGPDGELHPMQAAFRSEHGLQCGFCTPGMVMAAIGVLSDNPDPSDREVREGLEGNLCRCTGYHNIVRAVRTAAQAGPSAGQVPA